The DNA region CTTCGGGCACGATGATCTCCGCGATCACGCCTTCATCGACCGCTTCGAACTCCATCGTCGCCTTGTCGGTTTCGATCTCGGCCATGACGTCGCCGGAACGGACGGTGTCCCCTGCCTTTACCAGCCACTTGGCGAGCGTGCCCTCTTCCATGGTGGGCGACAAAGCCGGCATCTTAATGTCCAAGGCCATGATCCGCGATACTCCCGTAAACGATCCGTTGCCTGCGTCTCTGGCCAATTCCCTAGCGGCGGGCAAGGCCCAGAATAGAGGCAAAACGCTGGGGACTTGCCAATCCATACGAATGCATTGATACCCTGCATCCCAACGGGGCCTCAGCAATATGCGTACATTTCTGGTCATCATCGACGAGAGCGAGGAGGCGACCTCGGCCTTGCGCTACGCTGCACGGCGCGCGGCGGTGGTGGGCGGCGCAGTCCATTTGCTCGCGCTGGTGCCGCAGCAGAACTTCAGCGCCTTCGGTGCGGTGCAGGCGACGATCGAGGCCGAAGCGCGCGACCGGGCCGAGATGCTGGCGCACGGCGTGGCGGGCAACCTGCTGGCCGAAAGCGGGATCATGCCGACCATTTCGGTGAAGATCGGGCAAGGCCAGAAGATCGTCAGCGAATTCCTAGCCGAACATAATGAAGTCGCCGCGCTGGTGCTGGGCGCGGCCAAGGGTGCGGCGCCGGGCCCGCTGGTGACGCATTTCTCGGCTGCGGCGGGCAACCTGCCCTGCCCGCTCTACATCATCCCCGCCGATTACGACGAGACCAAGAGCGACCACTTGGCCTGAGGCGCTACTTCTTGCGGCCCTGGTGACGGATATTGCCCGGACGACCGCGCTGGCCGACCATGAACTTGCCCGCCTTGCGCGGCCCGCCGGAGCGGCTGCCGCGATCCTCCGGCCGTGCGCCGCGGGTCTCGATCCGGCTCGCGTCGGCATCCGGCAGCACGAACTTGAGCGCGCCGGTGAGCGGGTTGGCCTCCGCCAGTCTTAGCTGCAGCTGGTCGCCGCTGGCATAGGTGGTGCCGCTATCAGTGCCGACCAACGCCTTGGCAGCCTCGTCATGGCGGAAGTACTCGCCGCCCAGCGTCGAAATCGGCACCAACCCGTCCCCGCCAAGGCCGACGATGGTGGCAAAGAAACCGAAGCTCTGCACGCCGGTGATGCGGGTTTCGAACACCTCGCCTACCCGCGCCGACAGCCATGCCGCGACATAGCGGTCGATGGTATCGCGCTCCGCCTCCATCGCACGGCGCTCGGTCTGACTGATCGCGTCTGAGACCTGCTGGAGCGAGGCACGGTCGCGGTCGGACAACCCGCTTGCGGGTGGCAACGACCCCGGCGGCGCGGGTTGCTCCAGCTTGTAGGCATCGACCAGCGCACGGTGCACCAGCAGATCGGAATAGCGGCGGATCGGCGAGGTGAAATGCGCGTATGACCCGAGCGACAGCCCGAAGTGTCCCGCATTTGCCGGGCCGTAATACGCCTGCGTCTGGCTGCGCAGCACCGCCTCCATCACCAGCGCCTTTTCCGCCTCGTCGGTGACGTCCTTGAGCATCCGGTTGAACAGTCCCGGCGTCACCAC from uncultured Erythrobacter sp. includes:
- a CDS encoding universal stress protein; this encodes MRTFLVIIDESEEATSALRYAARRAAVVGGAVHLLALVPQQNFSAFGAVQATIEAEARDRAEMLAHGVAGNLLAESGIMPTISVKIGQGQKIVSEFLAEHNEVAALVLGAAKGAAPGPLVTHFSAAAGNLPCPLYIIPADYDETKSDHLA